The stretch of DNA TCGACGGTGTCGGCGGCGAACTCGTACTCCTCCTTGAGCGCGCGAACGCCGGCCACCAGTTCGCCCGTGTCGCCCGCGCCGCCGTCGTAGCCGATGACGAGGGGGAGTTCGGGCGCCTCGATCGGGCGCGTGTCGTCGCCCTCGACGCGGACCGCGCCGCCCATCGCCGAGCAGTACGTGTCCGCACGGGAGGCTTCCCCGCCTTGCACGGTCGATTCGGCCTGATACGCGCGGTCGGCGAGCTCCTCGGGGTCGATCGACTCGCCACGCGAGCGCACCGCGGCGTCGATCGCGGCGACGACAACCGCGGCGGAAGAGCCCAGCCCGCCGCCCAGCGGGATGTCGCTCTCGATGGTCACGTCGAACCCCGCCTCGGGGTCGTCCAGCGCGTCGCGGGCCTGCCCCAACGCCTCGTCGACGTAGCCGGTCGCGGCTTCGACCAGCGTCGAGGGGACGTCTACGTCGGGCTGCTCGTCGGCGTCGTTTCCCCACTCCACGGTGAACCCGTCGAGGGTGAGCTCGTCGGCCTCGACGCGGACGCGGTGGTCGTCGCGTGGCTCGACGCTCACCCGTGCCCGGCGCTCGATCGCGCAGGGCACCGCAGGCTCGCCGTACACCACGGCGTGCTCCCCGAACAGGTACACCTTGCCGGGGGCGCTCGAAGTCGTCATGTCCGAACGCTCGCTCTCGATCGTTACAGTCGTTCCGACTGCTACTCGTCGGGCTCGTAGGCGTGCACGTCGCCGTCGGCCTGCGGCGCGCCGACGGCCAGCACCTCCGCG from Halolamina sediminis encodes:
- the mvk gene encoding mevalonate kinase, which translates into the protein MTTSSAPGKVYLFGEHAVVYGEPAVPCAIERRARVSVEPRDDHRVRVEADELTLDGFTVEWGNDADEQPDVDVPSTLVEAATGYVDEALGQARDALDDPEAGFDVTIESDIPLGGGLGSSAAVVVAAIDAAVRSRGESIDPEELADRAYQAESTVQGGEASRADTYCSAMGGAVRVEGDDTRPIEAPELPLVIGYDGGAGDTGELVAGVRALKEEYEFAADTVETIGDLTREGEQLLAEAEPGEEPSPVLLDELGNLMDFNHGLLSALGVSSRSLDRMVWSAREAEAEGAKLTGAGGGGCIVALDRTQATRRALEYSPGCEQAFRAELATEGVRAEE